The following are encoded in a window of Chionomys nivalis chromosome X, mChiNiv1.1, whole genome shotgun sequence genomic DNA:
- the LOC130868095 gene encoding S-adenosylmethionine decarboxylase proenzyme 1-like isoform X2: MEAAHFFEGTEKLLEVWFSRQQSEASQGSGDLRTIPRSDSMFVSKRRFILKTCGTTLLLKALVPLLKLARDYSGFDSIQSFLYSRKNFMKPSHQGYPHRNFQEEIEFLNAIFPNGAAYYVGRMNSDCWYLYTLDFPESRVISQPDQTLEILMSELDPAVMEQFYMKDNVTAKDVTRESGIHDLIPGSIIDVTLFNPCGYSVNGMKSDGTYWTIYITPEAEFSYASFETNLNQTSYDDLIRKVVEVFKPGKFVTTLFVNQSSKCCTVLSSPQKIEGFKRLDCQSAMFSDYNFVFTSFAKKQQQQQS, translated from the exons ATGGAAGCTGCACATTTTTTCGAAGGGACCGAGAAACTGCTGGAGGTCTGGTTCTCCAGGCAACAGTCCGAAGCCAGCCAGGGATCTGGGGATCTTCGCACGATCCCAAGATCTGA TAGCATGTTTGTCTCCAAGAGACGTTTCATTTTGAAGACATGTGGTACCACCCTCTTACTGAAAGCACTGGTTCCCCTGTTGAAGCTTGCAAGGGATTACAGTGGGTTTGACTCAATTCAAAGCTTCCTTTATTCTCGTAAGAATTTCATGAAGCCTTCTCACCAAGGGTACCCACACCGGAATTTCCAGGAAGAAATCGAGTTTCTTAATGCAATTTTCCCAAATGGAGCAGCGTATTATGTGGGACGTATGAATTCTGACTGTTGGTACTTGTATACTTTGGATTTCCCAGAGAGCCGAGTAATCAGTCAGCCAGATCAAACCCTGGAAATTCTGATGAGTGAGCTTGACCCAGCAGTTATGGAGCAGTTCTACATGAAAGATAATGTTACTGCAAAGGATGTCACTCGTGAGAGTGGAATTCATGACCTGATACCAGGTTCTATCATTGATGTCACACTGTTCAATCCTTGTGGCTACTCAGTGAATGGAATGAAATCGGATGGAACATACTGGACTATTTACATCACTCCAGAAGCAGAATTCTCTTATGCTAGCTTTGAAACAAACTTAAATCAGACCTCCTATGATGACCTGATCAGGAAGGTTGTGGAAGTCTTCAAGCCGGGAAAATTTGTGACCACCTTGTTTGTTAATCAGAGTTCTAAATGTTGCACAGTGCTTTCTTCACCCCAGAAGATTGAAGGTTTTAAACGTCTTGATTGCCAGAGTGCTATGTTCAGTGATTACAATTTTGTTTTTACCAGTTTTGCTAagaagcagcaacaacagcagagttga
- the LOC130868095 gene encoding S-adenosylmethionine decarboxylase proenzyme 1-like isoform X3, whose product MEAAHFFEGTEKLLEVWFSRQQSEASQGSGDLRTIPRYLYTLDFPESRVISQPDQTLEILMSELDPAVMEQFYMKDNVTAKDVTRESGIHDLIPGSIIDVTLFNPCGYSVNGMKSDGTYWTIYITPEAEFSYASFETNLNQTSYDDLIRKVVEVFKPGKFVTTLFVNQSSKCCTVLSSPQKIEGFKRLDCQSAMFSDYNFVFTSFAKKQQQQQS is encoded by the exons ATGGAAGCTGCACATTTTTTCGAAGGGACCGAGAAACTGCTGGAGGTCTGGTTCTCCAGGCAACAGTCCGAAGCCAGCCAGGGATCTGGGGATCTTCGCACGATCCCAA GGTACTTGTATACTTTGGATTTCCCAGAGAGCCGAGTAATCAGTCAGCCAGATCAAACCCTGGAAATTCTGATGAGTGAGCTTGACCCAGCAGTTATGGAGCAGTTCTACATGAAAGATAATGTTACTGCAAAGGATGTCACTCGTGAGAGTGGAATTCATGACCTGATACCAGGTTCTATCATTGATGTCACACTGTTCAATCCTTGTGGCTACTCAGTGAATGGAATGAAATCGGATGGAACATACTGGACTATTTACATCACTCCAGAAGCAGAATTCTCTTATGCTAGCTTTGAAACAAACTTAAATCAGACCTCCTATGATGACCTGATCAGGAAGGTTGTGGAAGTCTTCAAGCCGGGAAAATTTGTGACCACCTTGTTTGTTAATCAGAGTTCTAAATGTTGCACAGTGCTTTCTTCACCCCAGAAGATTGAAGGTTTTAAACGTCTTGATTGCCAGAGTGCTATGTTCAGTGATTACAATTTTGTTTTTACCAGTTTTGCTAagaagcagcaacaacagcagagttga
- the LOC130868095 gene encoding S-adenosylmethionine decarboxylase proenzyme 1-like isoform X1, translating into MEAAHFFEGTEKLLEVWFSRQQSEASQGSGDLRTIPRSEWDVLLKDVQCSIISVTKTDRKQEAYVLSESSMFVSKRRFILKTCGTTLLLKALVPLLKLARDYSGFDSIQSFLYSRKNFMKPSHQGYPHRNFQEEIEFLNAIFPNGAAYYVGRMNSDCWYLYTLDFPESRVISQPDQTLEILMSELDPAVMEQFYMKDNVTAKDVTRESGIHDLIPGSIIDVTLFNPCGYSVNGMKSDGTYWTIYITPEAEFSYASFETNLNQTSYDDLIRKVVEVFKPGKFVTTLFVNQSSKCCTVLSSPQKIEGFKRLDCQSAMFSDYNFVFTSFAKKQQQQQS; encoded by the coding sequence ATGGAAGCTGCACATTTTTTCGAAGGGACCGAGAAACTGCTGGAGGTCTGGTTCTCCAGGCAACAGTCCGAAGCCAGCCAGGGATCTGGGGATCTTCGCACGATCCCAAGATCTGAGTGGGATGTCCTTTTGAAGGATGTGCAATGCTCAATCATAAGTGTGACAAAGActgacaggaagcaggaagcttaTGTACTCAGTGAGAGTAGCATGTTTGTCTCCAAGAGACGTTTCATTTTGAAGACATGTGGTACCACCCTCTTACTGAAAGCACTGGTTCCCCTGTTGAAGCTTGCAAGGGATTACAGTGGGTTTGACTCAATTCAAAGCTTCCTTTATTCTCGTAAGAATTTCATGAAGCCTTCTCACCAAGGGTACCCACACCGGAATTTCCAGGAAGAAATCGAGTTTCTTAATGCAATTTTCCCAAATGGAGCAGCGTATTATGTGGGACGTATGAATTCTGACTGTTGGTACTTGTATACTTTGGATTTCCCAGAGAGCCGAGTAATCAGTCAGCCAGATCAAACCCTGGAAATTCTGATGAGTGAGCTTGACCCAGCAGTTATGGAGCAGTTCTACATGAAAGATAATGTTACTGCAAAGGATGTCACTCGTGAGAGTGGAATTCATGACCTGATACCAGGTTCTATCATTGATGTCACACTGTTCAATCCTTGTGGCTACTCAGTGAATGGAATGAAATCGGATGGAACATACTGGACTATTTACATCACTCCAGAAGCAGAATTCTCTTATGCTAGCTTTGAAACAAACTTAAATCAGACCTCCTATGATGACCTGATCAGGAAGGTTGTGGAAGTCTTCAAGCCGGGAAAATTTGTGACCACCTTGTTTGTTAATCAGAGTTCTAAATGTTGCACAGTGCTTTCTTCACCCCAGAAGATTGAAGGTTTTAAACGTCTTGATTGCCAGAGTGCTATGTTCAGTGATTACAATTTTGTTTTTACCAGTTTTGCTAagaagcagcaacaacagcagagttga